One window from the genome of Acuticoccus sp. I52.16.1 encodes:
- a CDS encoding mandelate racemase/muconate lactonizing enzyme family protein — MKIADVSVSVHRFETTLPVVDRPGPAEARVICTITTDDGLTGTGMTARFLTAAVEAAIGRHLGPAILGLDPRRPALVIDRLMPLVSERGIANGVNRAALSCIDLALWDIAGKARGARVSDLLGGLADDAPAYVTCGFPNLDRDEQAALCRAMAAEGFGTVKMVVGHKGGLAEDVARIKAIRAAVGDDVGIAIDANERFSYDMALRLCQMLAGEPIAWFEDPVFNNDARDLARLRAATGIPLGAGQMDGHARRFREFAEHDALDLFMPNSMYNGGMSETARVAALANANERPLSDAGGGGIYCLHHMTAFPGATLAEVHLGTLHLERRLFAEAPRVAAGRSALPDGPGFGVTLDADVLRETRV; from the coding sequence ATGAAGATCGCCGACGTCTCGGTCAGCGTGCACCGCTTCGAGACCACGCTGCCGGTGGTGGACCGGCCCGGCCCCGCCGAGGCGCGCGTCATCTGCACGATCACCACCGACGATGGCCTGACCGGCACCGGGATGACGGCCCGCTTCCTCACGGCGGCCGTCGAGGCGGCGATCGGGCGCCACCTCGGCCCCGCGATCCTGGGCCTCGACCCGCGCCGCCCGGCCCTGGTGATCGACCGTCTGATGCCGCTGGTGTCGGAGCGCGGGATCGCCAACGGGGTGAACCGCGCGGCGCTCTCGTGCATCGACCTCGCGCTGTGGGACATCGCCGGCAAGGCGCGGGGCGCGCGCGTGTCCGATCTTCTCGGCGGTCTCGCCGACGACGCGCCCGCCTACGTCACCTGCGGCTTCCCGAACCTCGACCGCGACGAGCAGGCCGCCCTGTGCCGGGCGATGGCGGCCGAGGGGTTCGGCACCGTCAAGATGGTGGTGGGACACAAGGGCGGGCTCGCCGAGGATGTCGCCCGCATCAAGGCGATCCGCGCGGCGGTGGGCGACGACGTCGGCATCGCGATCGACGCCAACGAGCGCTTCTCGTACGACATGGCGCTGCGGCTGTGCCAGATGCTCGCCGGCGAGCCCATCGCCTGGTTCGAGGATCCGGTCTTCAACAACGACGCGCGCGATCTCGCCCGGCTGCGTGCGGCGACGGGCATCCCCCTCGGCGCCGGGCAGATGGACGGTCACGCCCGCCGGTTCCGCGAGTTCGCCGAGCACGACGCGCTCGACCTCTTCATGCCCAACAGCATGTACAACGGCGGCATGAGCGAGACGGCGCGGGTGGCCGCGCTCGCCAACGCCAACGAGCGCCCGCTGTCGGACGCGGGCGGCGGCGGCATCTACTGCCTCCACCACATGACGGCCTTTCCCGGCGCGACCCTCGCCGAGGTCCACCTCGGGACGCTCCATTTGGAGCGCCGGCTTTTTGCCGAGGCGCCCCGCGTCGCCGCCGGCCGCTCCGCGTTGCCGGACGGCCCGGGCTTCGGCGTCACGCTCGACGCCGACGTCCTGCGCGAGACGAGGGTCTAG
- a CDS encoding metal-sensing transcriptional repressor has product MTDTTADPTDAAPPTADAHLHRTHPELVKRLKRAEGHLRSVINMIESERPCLDIAQQMHAVEKAICQAKRTLIQDHLDHCLDDVVGPLDRDQRGTIEEFKAITKYL; this is encoded by the coding sequence ATGACAGACACGACCGCAGACCCGACCGACGCCGCCCCTCCCACGGCGGACGCGCACCTCCACCGCACGCATCCCGAGCTGGTGAAGCGGTTGAAGCGGGCCGAGGGGCACCTGCGCAGCGTCATCAACATGATCGAGTCCGAGCGCCCCTGCCTCGACATCGCGCAGCAGATGCACGCGGTCGAAAAGGCGATCTGCCAGGCCAAGCGGACGCTGATCCAAGATCACCTCGACCACTGTCTCGACGATGTCGTCGGCCCTCTCGATCGCGACCAGCGCGGGACGATCGAAGAGTTCAAGGCAATCACCAAGTACCTGTGA
- a CDS encoding nickel/cobalt efflux transporter: protein MGSFADLMAQGAGHAWLFVPSAVLLGALHGLEPGHSKTMMAAFIVAIRGTVGQAVLLGLAATISHTMVVWGIALGGMYLWRGVDAETFEPYFQLASAAVIISIALWMLWRTYEDQQRAKAAAAHPHGHDHHDNHHHEHGSHGHDHGGERRIDTGHGVIALEVVSEGALPHLRIRTVRGHAWRPGDVTVTTERPDGTTQRFDFAERGGVLEAVGALAAPHDFMARVSLGHGDHTHDYDVSFLEGEGHDPLHEEAHGLEVATDGYQDAHELAHANDIRRNFAGRDVTTWQIVLFGLTGGLIPCPAAITVLLLCLQLERISLGFVLVLCFSVGLAITLVTVGAAAAISVRHVGRRVGWFSTIARKAPYVSGVLIIAVGLYVGWHGYVGLTAEAAAPAAIEAPAPGE from the coding sequence ATGGGTTCCTTCGCCGACCTGATGGCCCAGGGGGCCGGGCACGCCTGGCTCTTCGTGCCGAGTGCCGTCCTCCTCGGTGCACTGCACGGCCTCGAGCCGGGGCATTCCAAGACGATGATGGCGGCCTTCATCGTCGCGATCCGCGGCACCGTCGGCCAGGCGGTGCTCCTCGGCCTCGCGGCGACGATCTCGCACACGATGGTCGTCTGGGGCATCGCGCTCGGCGGGATGTACCTGTGGCGGGGTGTCGACGCGGAGACGTTCGAGCCGTATTTCCAGCTCGCGTCCGCCGCGGTGATCATATCGATCGCGCTGTGGATGCTGTGGCGCACCTACGAAGACCAGCAGCGCGCCAAGGCCGCCGCCGCCCACCCGCATGGCCACGACCATCACGACAATCATCATCACGAGCACGGCTCGCACGGGCACGATCACGGCGGCGAGCGCCGCATCGACACCGGCCACGGCGTGATCGCGCTCGAAGTCGTCTCGGAGGGGGCGTTGCCGCATCTGCGCATCCGCACCGTACGCGGCCACGCTTGGCGCCCCGGCGACGTCACCGTGACGACCGAGCGGCCGGACGGGACCACGCAGCGCTTCGATTTCGCCGAGCGGGGCGGCGTGCTGGAGGCGGTCGGCGCGCTCGCCGCCCCGCACGACTTCATGGCCCGCGTCAGCCTCGGCCATGGCGACCACACGCACGACTACGACGTGTCGTTCCTCGAGGGCGAGGGGCACGACCCCCTGCACGAGGAGGCCCACGGTCTGGAGGTCGCGACCGACGGTTATCAGGACGCGCACGAACTCGCCCACGCCAACGACATTCGCCGCAACTTCGCCGGCCGCGACGTGACGACGTGGCAGATCGTCCTGTTCGGCCTGACCGGCGGGCTCATCCCGTGCCCGGCGGCGATCACCGTCCTGTTGCTCTGTCTTCAGCTCGAGCGGATCTCGCTCGGGTTCGTGCTCGTGCTGTGCTTCTCCGTCGGCCTCGCGATCACGCTGGTGACGGTCGGCGCCGCCGCGGCGATCAGCGTGCGCCACGTCGGCCGGCGTGTGGGCTGGTTCTCCACGATCGCGCGCAAGGCGCCCTACGTGTCGGGTGTCCTCATCATCGCCGTCGGCCTCTACGTGGGTTGGCACGGTTACGTGGGGCTGACGGCCGAAGCTGCGGCGCCGGCCGCGATCGAGGCGCCGGCGCCGGGCGAGTGA
- the argE gene encoding acetylornithine deacetylase codes for MTQDISPIPSPAAILARLVAFPTVSRRSNLALLDYVEDLLRPAGVRLERFESDDGTRANLWASLGPAGSGGVVLSGHCDVVPVEGQNWSSDPFELRTEAGRLYGRGTADMKGFLAASIHAMLQAAPRSLALPLHLAISYDEEVGCLGVRGMLDALSTRPERPALCIIGEPTGMRIANGHKGKRGLRACCHGQEGHSALAPDALNALHLGAAFITRLQARQEQLKATGAQDTAYDIPYSTVHVGVMHGGTALNIVPNRCDLDFEIRNVADDDPDAILAGIAEDAEEIAAPYRNRFPDARIEIEEISGYPGLETPAGTPAVALLKSLLGRDDPLIKVAFGTEGGLFQGTLGVPTLVCGPGHMAQGHKPDEFVSEEQLAECTRLLAAITDVLGEGEAAALAP; via the coding sequence ATGACCCAAGACATCTCCCCGATACCCTCCCCCGCCGCCATCCTCGCCCGCCTCGTCGCCTTCCCGACGGTGTCGCGCCGGTCCAACCTCGCATTGCTCGACTATGTGGAGGACCTGCTGCGCCCCGCCGGGGTCCGGCTCGAACGATTTGAGAGTGACGACGGCACCCGCGCCAACCTCTGGGCCAGCCTCGGCCCGGCGGGATCCGGCGGTGTCGTGCTGTCCGGGCACTGCGACGTCGTCCCGGTGGAGGGGCAAAACTGGTCGAGCGACCCGTTCGAACTGCGGACCGAGGCGGGCAGACTCTACGGCCGCGGCACCGCCGACATGAAGGGCTTCCTGGCCGCGTCCATCCACGCGATGCTGCAGGCGGCGCCCCGCTCGCTCGCGCTGCCGCTGCACCTCGCGATATCTTATGACGAGGAAGTCGGCTGCCTGGGCGTCCGAGGCATGCTGGATGCGCTGAGCACACGACCCGAGCGGCCGGCGCTTTGCATCATCGGCGAGCCGACCGGCATGCGCATCGCCAACGGTCACAAGGGCAAGCGGGGCCTGCGCGCCTGCTGCCACGGGCAGGAGGGCCACTCCGCCCTGGCGCCCGACGCCTTGAACGCGCTGCACCTGGGCGCGGCCTTCATCACGCGACTGCAGGCCCGCCAGGAGCAGCTCAAGGCGACCGGCGCCCAGGACACGGCCTACGACATCCCCTACTCCACGGTTCACGTCGGTGTCATGCATGGTGGGACGGCGCTCAACATCGTGCCGAACCGCTGCGATCTAGACTTCGAGATCCGCAACGTCGCCGACGACGATCCGGACGCGATCCTCGCCGGCATCGCCGAGGACGCCGAGGAGATCGCCGCCCCCTACCGCAACCGCTTCCCGGACGCGCGCATCGAGATCGAGGAGATCTCGGGCTATCCCGGCCTCGAGACGCCGGCCGGTACGCCGGCGGTGGCGCTCCTCAAGTCGCTCCTCGGGCGCGACGACCCGCTGATCAAAGTGGCGTTCGGCACAGAGGGCGGACTGTTTCAGGGTACGCTGGGCGTTCCGACGCTGGTGTGCGGGCCGGGCCACATGGCGCAGGGGCACAAGCCCGACGAGTTCGTCAGCGAGGAACAACTCGCCGAGTGTACGCGGCTGCTGGCCGCGATCACCGACGTCCTGGGCGAAGGCGAGGCGGCCGCCCTCGCCCCCTGA
- a CDS encoding LysR family transcriptional regulator, protein MPLRFTLRQLEYFIAVGEAGSIALAADKVNVTAPSMSSAIAQLEAGFGVQLFTRRHSQGSVLTPTGERFLEQARIVLEAADKLNDMANIYTGSVRGSLRVGCMRTFVQLMVPQLRRSFEDKYENVDFTQVELDQAQIFEALGSARIDVALTYDLSLTSDIDFQPLLTLPPFVMVDVDHPLAGRREVTVDDLAGHDMVLLDLPHSSDYFLSLFRTLGRRPRIAERTSEISIQRSLVANGFGFAISNMRTVSESSMDGKPLKFIPLETEVPPLQLGIAMSRAAHVSRTIQAFIDHCHEAADAGTLPGLAT, encoded by the coding sequence ATGCCCCTCAGGTTCACCCTGCGACAGCTGGAATATTTCATCGCCGTCGGAGAGGCCGGCAGCATCGCGCTCGCGGCCGACAAGGTGAACGTCACCGCGCCGTCGATGTCCTCGGCCATCGCCCAGCTCGAGGCCGGCTTCGGTGTCCAGCTCTTCACCCGGCGCCACTCCCAGGGGTCGGTGCTGACCCCCACCGGCGAACGCTTCCTGGAGCAGGCCCGCATCGTGTTGGAAGCGGCCGACAAGCTCAACGACATGGCGAACATCTACACCGGCAGCGTGCGCGGCTCGCTGCGGGTCGGCTGCATGCGGACCTTCGTGCAGCTCATGGTGCCGCAACTGCGCCGCAGCTTCGAAGACAAGTACGAGAACGTCGACTTCACGCAGGTCGAGCTCGACCAGGCGCAGATCTTCGAGGCGCTCGGTTCGGCGCGGATCGACGTCGCCCTCACCTACGACCTCTCCCTCACCAGCGACATCGATTTCCAACCGCTCCTGACGCTGCCGCCCTTCGTGATGGTCGACGTCGACCATCCGCTGGCCGGCCGGCGCGAGGTGACGGTCGACGATCTCGCCGGCCACGACATGGTGCTGCTCGACCTGCCGCACAGCTCGGACTATTTCCTGTCGCTGTTTCGCACCCTCGGCCGCCGCCCGCGGATCGCCGAGCGCACCTCCGAGATCTCGATCCAGCGCAGCCTCGTCGCCAACGGCTTCGGCTTCGCCATCTCGAACATGCGCACGGTGTCCGAATCGTCGATGGACGGCAAACCGCTGAAGTTCATCCCGCTCGAGACCGAGGTGCCGCCGCTGCAACTCGGCATCGCCATGTCGCGCGCGGCCCACGTGTCGCGCACCATCCAGGCCTTCATCGATCACTGCCACGAAGCGGCCGACGCCGGTACGCTGCCCGGCCTCGCAACCTGA
- a CDS encoding DUF1028 domain-containing protein, with the protein MTFSIIGHCTDTGMFGVAISSSSPAVAARCAFARAGVGAVATQNVTDPRLGPHALDLMERGASPSEALAILERSGAHMAYRQVLAVGRTGESAIYSGTNVLGLWSEAEGRDCAAAGNLLADAAVPEVMVRHFGASTGHLGARLVGTLRAGLEAGGEAGPVHSAGLLLVDRQSWPLAELRIDWTEDCPIAALEAAWAVYEPQMDAYVTRALDPREAPSYGVPGDE; encoded by the coding sequence ATGACGTTTTCCATCATCGGCCACTGCACCGACACCGGCATGTTCGGCGTCGCCATCTCGTCCTCGTCGCCGGCGGTCGCGGCGCGTTGCGCCTTCGCCCGTGCCGGCGTGGGTGCGGTCGCGACGCAGAACGTGACCGACCCGCGCCTCGGCCCGCACGCGCTGGACCTGATGGAACGCGGCGCCAGCCCATCCGAGGCGCTCGCGATTCTGGAGCGCAGCGGCGCCCACATGGCCTATCGGCAGGTGCTGGCGGTCGGCCGGACGGGCGAGAGCGCGATCTATTCCGGCACCAACGTGCTCGGCCTCTGGTCCGAGGCGGAGGGGCGTGACTGTGCCGCCGCCGGCAATCTGCTGGCCGACGCCGCGGTGCCGGAGGTGATGGTTCGGCACTTCGGCGCGTCGACGGGGCACCTCGGCGCGCGCCTGGTCGGCACCCTGCGGGCCGGGCTCGAGGCGGGCGGCGAGGCGGGCCCAGTCCACTCGGCGGGCCTCCTCCTCGTGGACCGGCAGAGCTGGCCCCTCGCCGAACTGCGCATCGACTGGACCGAGGACTGTCCGATCGCCGCGCTCGAGGCGGCCTGGGCGGTGTACGAGCCGCAGATGGACGCCTACGTCACCCGCGCGCTCGACCCGCGCGAGGCCCCCTCCTATGGCGTTCCGGGCGACGAGTGA
- a CDS encoding RidA family protein yields MAHYRHRKFNTKDTYPEQKLDNDLAQAVVAKGGTTIFLRGQCPQDLDTAETIKTNDPVEQTHKVMSNIRQLVEECGGQMAHVTKLVVYLTDVRHREAVYRTMGEYIKGVHPVCTGLVVVALARPEWLVEIDATAVIPD; encoded by the coding sequence ATGGCGCACTACCGTCACCGCAAGTTCAACACCAAGGACACCTACCCCGAGCAGAAGCTCGACAACGATCTGGCCCAGGCCGTCGTCGCCAAGGGGGGCACGACGATCTTCCTGCGCGGCCAGTGCCCGCAAGATCTCGACACCGCCGAGACCATCAAGACCAACGACCCGGTGGAGCAGACGCACAAGGTGATGAGCAACATCCGCCAGCTCGTCGAGGAATGCGGCGGGCAGATGGCGCACGTCACCAAGCTCGTCGTCTACCTGACCGACGTGCGCCATCGCGAGGCGGTCTACCGGACCATGGGCGAATACATCAAAGGTGTGCACCCGGTCTGCACCGGGCTCGTCGTCGTGGCGCTGGCGCGGCCGGAATGGCTCGTCGAGATCGACGCGACGGCGGTGATCCCCGACTGA
- a CDS encoding NAD(P)H-quinone oxidoreductase, whose amino-acid sequence MSGTMQAVVAAAAGGPEVLGLVERPVPAPGAGEVLIRVAAAGVNRPDIMQRTGALPAPPGASDILGLEVAGHVAAVGPGVASPAVGEAVMALVKSGGYAEAVVAKADQCLPVPDGLSLREAAVLPEGLFTIWHNLFDRGGLGPGEIALVEGGAGGIGTLALQLVQAWGAQVIVTAGGPEKCAALEAMGARAIDYRTADLAADVLRLTGGRGVDVVLDILGGDAINTHLACMAPGGRHIGLSFMTGMVAPVDLGLLMRKGLWLSSSTLRPKSDTEKAAIARDVRTHLLPLIGPGKVRPVMSQAFPLAAAGDAHAALESGRNIGKIALTVVQDAP is encoded by the coding sequence ATGAGCGGGACGATGCAGGCAGTGGTCGCCGCCGCGGCCGGCGGCCCCGAGGTGCTGGGCCTCGTCGAGCGCCCGGTCCCCGCGCCCGGCGCCGGCGAAGTGCTGATCCGCGTGGCCGCCGCCGGGGTCAACCGGCCGGACATCATGCAGCGCACCGGCGCCCTCCCCGCCCCACCCGGCGCCTCCGACATCCTCGGCCTCGAAGTCGCCGGGCACGTCGCCGCCGTCGGCCCCGGCGTCGCTTCGCCGGCGGTCGGCGAGGCGGTGATGGCGCTGGTGAAGTCCGGCGGCTATGCCGAGGCGGTCGTCGCGAAGGCCGACCAGTGCCTGCCGGTGCCGGACGGGCTCTCCCTGCGCGAGGCCGCGGTCCTGCCCGAGGGCCTCTTCACCATCTGGCACAATCTGTTCGACCGCGGCGGCCTCGGCCCCGGCGAGATCGCCCTCGTCGAAGGCGGCGCCGGTGGCATCGGGACGTTGGCGTTGCAGCTCGTCCAGGCGTGGGGCGCACAGGTGATCGTCACGGCGGGCGGGCCGGAGAAATGCGCCGCGCTGGAGGCCATGGGCGCCCGCGCGATCGACTACCGCACCGCCGATCTCGCCGCCGACGTCCTGCGCCTGACCGGCGGCCGCGGTGTCGACGTCGTGCTCGACATCCTCGGCGGGGACGCGATCAACACCCACCTCGCCTGCATGGCGCCGGGGGGCCGGCACATCGGGCTCTCGTTCATGACGGGGATGGTCGCGCCGGTCGACCTCGGCCTGCTGATGCGCAAGGGCCTCTGGCTCAGCTCCTCGACCTTGCGGCCCAAGAGCGACACCGAGAAGGCGGCGATCGCGCGTGACGTGCGCACGCACCTGCTGCCGCTGATCGGACCCGGCAAGGTGCGCCCCGTCATGTCCCAGGCCTTCCCCCTCGCCGCCGCGGGCGACGCGCACGCCGCCCTGGAGAGCGGCCGCAACATCGGCAAGATCGCCCTGACCGTCGTGCAGGACGCGCCATGA
- a CDS encoding ABC transporter ATP-binding protein, giving the protein MSSEIAPQMSQDATDPPAVKIDGVAKSFSGTVALEPVWLKIRRGEFLTLLGPSGCGKTTLLNLIAGFLEADGGELFIGDDLVTQVPPHRREIGIVFQNYALFPHMSVAQNVAYGLRTRRVSRAETARRVREALALVKLQDFADRRPRQLSGGQQQRVALARALVIRPRVLLLDEPFSALDRNLRTAMQVELKEIQARLGLTTVFVTHDQSEALSMSDRIAVMSRGRIRQIGTPSEIYDQPQSHFVSTFVGDANLFLADRLPGDGVTLDVGGTRTDLATYQDELPAPGPVTLFVRPEQCRLAPSGDPGTIPATVALSVYQGSYAELHLDCAAAESGRVMLRVPASEALRAGTPVGIGLPESGPAIFAREGAAA; this is encoded by the coding sequence ATGTCGAGTGAGATCGCGCCCCAGATGTCGCAGGACGCGACGGACCCGCCCGCCGTCAAGATCGACGGCGTCGCCAAGTCCTTCTCCGGCACCGTCGCGCTCGAGCCGGTGTGGCTGAAGATCCGGCGTGGTGAATTCCTCACGCTGCTCGGCCCCTCCGGCTGCGGGAAGACGACGCTGCTCAACCTCATCGCCGGCTTCCTCGAAGCGGACGGCGGCGAGCTCTTCATCGGTGACGATCTCGTCACCCAGGTGCCGCCGCACCGCCGCGAGATCGGCATCGTCTTCCAGAACTACGCGCTCTTCCCGCACATGAGCGTGGCGCAGAACGTCGCCTACGGGCTGAGGACGCGCCGCGTCTCGCGCGCGGAGACCGCCCGGCGGGTGCGGGAGGCGCTGGCGCTGGTGAAGCTGCAGGACTTCGCCGACCGGCGCCCCCGCCAGCTCTCCGGCGGCCAGCAGCAGCGCGTGGCACTCGCCCGCGCGTTGGTGATCCGCCCGCGGGTGCTGCTGCTGGACGAGCCGTTCTCCGCACTCGACCGAAACCTGCGCACCGCCATGCAGGTGGAGCTGAAGGAGATCCAGGCACGCCTCGGACTGACCACCGTGTTCGTGACCCACGACCAGAGCGAGGCGCTCTCGATGTCGGATCGGATCGCCGTGATGTCGCGCGGGCGCATCCGCCAGATCGGCACGCCGAGCGAGATCTACGACCAGCCGCAGAGCCATTTCGTCTCGACCTTCGTGGGGGACGCCAACCTGTTCCTGGCCGATCGGCTTCCCGGCGACGGTGTGACGCTCGACGTCGGCGGCACACGCACCGACCTCGCCACCTACCAGGACGAGCTGCCGGCGCCGGGGCCGGTCACACTCTTCGTTCGCCCCGAGCAATGCCGCCTTGCACCGTCCGGCGACCCCGGCACCATTCCCGCCACGGTGGCGCTGTCGGTCTACCAGGGTAGCTATGCCGAGCTGCACCTCGACTGCGCGGCGGCCGAAAGCGGGCGGGTCATGCTGCGCGTTCCGGCCAGCGAGGCCCTGCGCGCCGGCACCCCGGTCGGCATCGGCCTGCCCGAAAGCGGCCCCGCCATCTTCGCACGCGAAGGGGCCGCGGCATGA
- a CDS encoding ABC transporter permease, producing the protein MKKTLLDHALDWSGRIVLAAILGFVLLPFVVVAIASFNDGAILSFPPKAWSLRWYANVFEYRDFAEGLVNSLKVAAIGATVALVAGAGFAYVLDRYDFALKGLLNGVLMSPLIIPNFTIGLGLLILSAAASLPRSIGLVVTVHVIIVLPFVVRSVYVSLRNFERRYEQAAESLGGTPRRVLFTITLPLLLPGIVSGGLFAAILSFNEFTASLFVVNQSTQTLPVAMYNYVREYADPTLAAVSVLYVAVVAMALLVVHKIFRLEKVLNVE; encoded by the coding sequence GTGAAGAAGACCCTCCTCGACCACGCGCTCGACTGGAGCGGACGGATCGTGCTCGCCGCGATCCTCGGCTTCGTGCTCCTGCCGTTCGTGGTGGTCGCCATCGCCTCGTTCAACGACGGCGCGATCCTCTCCTTCCCGCCCAAGGCCTGGTCGCTGCGCTGGTACGCCAACGTGTTCGAGTACCGCGACTTCGCCGAGGGTCTCGTCAACTCGCTGAAGGTCGCCGCCATCGGCGCGACGGTCGCCCTCGTCGCCGGCGCAGGGTTCGCCTACGTGCTCGACCGCTACGACTTCGCCCTCAAGGGCCTCCTCAACGGCGTGCTGATGTCGCCGCTGATCATCCCGAACTTCACCATCGGGCTCGGCCTCCTGATCCTCTCGGCCGCGGCATCCCTGCCGCGCTCGATCGGATTGGTGGTGACCGTCCACGTCATCATCGTGCTGCCGTTCGTGGTCCGCTCGGTCTACGTCTCGCTGCGCAACTTCGAGCGTCGCTACGAGCAGGCCGCCGAGAGCCTCGGCGGAACGCCCCGGCGCGTGCTCTTCACCATCACCTTGCCGCTGCTGCTGCCGGGTATCGTCTCGGGCGGGCTGTTCGCGGCGATCCTGTCGTTCAACGAGTTCACCGCCTCGCTCTTCGTGGTGAACCAGAGCACGCAGACGCTTCCCGTCGCGATGTACAACTACGTTCGCGAATACGCCGACCCGACACTCGCCGCCGTGTCCGTCCTCTACGTCGCGGTGGTCGCCATGGCGCTGCTCGTCGTCCACAAAATCTTCCGCCTCGAAAAGGTCCTCAATGTCGAGTGA
- a CDS encoding ABC transporter permease — protein sequence MSKRPFLGWFASPSILIAVAIAASFLAIVQYSLRAHVPGSLDPGGFTLDNFTTLWKAVYGQAFVTTVSLCFYTAFFTLLIGYPLAYAMVRARSASLRSAILLISLTPLFLGEIVRTYSWMIVLGNRGFVNAMLMRAGIIDRPIDFMFTITGVVIALVHFTLPIVVVMLAAALSHIDRNLERAATSLGAGRIRTFLSVTLPLSIPGIVAATSTAFAWTFSAFATPQMIGGGKVQTISTLVYQVGFASFNFPLAASLSLVGLLFTIAVLALFNTGIRRLEQIGAH from the coding sequence ATGTCGAAGCGCCCTTTCCTTGGCTGGTTTGCCTCGCCGTCGATCCTGATCGCCGTGGCGATCGCGGCGTCTTTCCTCGCCATCGTGCAGTACAGTTTGCGCGCCCATGTGCCGGGCTCGCTCGACCCCGGCGGCTTCACGCTGGACAACTTCACGACGCTCTGGAAGGCCGTCTACGGGCAGGCCTTCGTCACCACGGTCTCGCTGTGTTTCTACACCGCGTTCTTTACCCTCCTCATCGGTTATCCGCTCGCCTACGCGATGGTGCGGGCCCGCTCCGCGAGCCTGCGGAGCGCCATCCTGCTGATCTCGCTGACACCGCTCTTCCTGGGCGAGATCGTGCGCACCTACTCGTGGATGATCGTGCTGGGGAACCGGGGCTTCGTGAACGCGATGCTGATGCGGGCCGGGATCATCGACCGGCCGATCGACTTCATGTTCACGATCACCGGCGTGGTGATCGCGCTGGTCCATTTCACGCTGCCGATCGTGGTGGTGATGCTGGCCGCCGCGCTCTCGCACATCGACCGCAACCTGGAGCGCGCCGCGACCTCGCTCGGCGCCGGGCGGATCCGCACCTTCCTCTCCGTCACGCTGCCGCTGTCGATCCCCGGCATCGTCGCGGCGACGTCCACCGCGTTCGCCTGGACCTTCTCGGCGTTCGCGACGCCGCAGATGATCGGCGGCGGCAAGGTGCAGACGATCTCGACCCTGGTCTACCAGGTCGGATTCGCGTCGTTCAATTTCCCGCTGGCGGCGTCGCTGTCGCTCGTCGGCCTCTTGTTCACCATCGCCGTGCTCGCCCTCTTCAACACCGGCATCCGCCGCCTCGAGCAGATCGGAGCGCACTGA